A window of the Clupea harengus chromosome 8, Ch_v2.0.2, whole genome shotgun sequence genome harbors these coding sequences:
- the aifm1 gene encoding apoptosis-inducing factor 1, mitochondrial isoform X1: MEPAQDSMAAAAPEQPVVQAETSESVPEAPAEEKTSEEPVVQPEMSESIEETPVEAPTASQAETSEPPLETPTPEPSEPSPCPAVVESAEAIPVAVAESAPEVSAEQIVAPVAESAPPAPTPAPASETPAPAPAAPTETAPSQVPEHAPYLLIGGGTASFAAARSIRARDPGARVLIVTDEPDLPYMRPPLSKELWFVDDPEVTETLRFKQWNGKERSIFFQPPSFYVSPMELTQVENGGVAVLTGKKVVHMDVRGNKVRLEDGTEISYDKCLIATGGIPRNLQVIERGGDELMKRTTLFRKVEDFRSLGKVSKEVKSITIIGGGFLGSELACALGRRSADLDLEVIQMFPEKGNMGKVLPEYLSNWTTEKVKTEGVKVVTDALVKNVSLKDGKVEIKLKDGRTVQTDHIVAAVGLEPSVELAKSAGLEVDADFGGYRVNAELQARSNIWVAGDAACFYDIKLGRRRVEHHDHAVVSGRLAGENMTGANKPYWHQSMFWSDLGPDVGYEAIGIVDSSLPTVGVFAKATAKDTPKAATEKSGTGIRSESETEAVAGIVTPGKAAPPPPMQQKDDYGKGVIFYLRDKVVVGIVLWNVFNRMPIARKIIKDGEEHADLNEVAKLFNIHED, from the exons ATGGAACCTGCACAAGATTCTATGGCAGCAGCTGCACCCGAGCAGCCAGTCGTGCAGGCTGAGACGAGCG AGTCAGTACCAGAAGCACCCGCTGAGGAAAAGACCTCTGAAGAACCTGTTGTACAGCCTGAGATGAGTG AGTCCATAGAAGAAACCCCAGTGGAAGCCCCAACAGCCTCCCAGGCTGAGACCAGTG AGCCACCATTGGAAACACCTACACCGGAGCCAAGTGAACCTTCTCCCTGTCCCGCTGTTGTAGAAAGCG CTGAAGCGATTCCAGTAGCGGTAGCTGAAAGCGCGCCTGAGGTTTCTGCTGAGCAGATAGTGGCTCCTGTGGCCGAGAGTG CACCCCCCGCCCCTACGCCAGCCCCAGCCTCAGAGACACCAGCACCTGCTCCCGCAGCCCCCACAGAGACCGCCCCCTCTCAGGTGCCTGAACATGCCCCCTACCTCCTGATTGGTGGAGGCACTGCCTCTTTCGCGGCGGCCAGGTCAATTCGGGCGAGGGACCCAGGTGCCAGG GTGCTGATTGTCACAGATGAGCCTGATCTCCCATACATGCGACCTCCTCTCTCCAAAGAGCTGTGGTTCGTCGACGACCCTGAGGTGACAGAGACGCTGCGCTTTAAACAGTGGAATGGCAAAGAAaggag TATATTTTTCCAGCCTCCCTCATTTTATGTCAGTCCTATGGAGCTGACCCAAGTGGAGAATGGTGGTGTGGCAGTATTGACCGGGAAGAAG GTGGTACACATGGATGTGAGGGGAAACAAAGTAAGATTAGAGGATGGTACAGAAATCTCCTACGACAAATGTTTGATTGCCACAG GTGGCATTCCACGCAATCTGCAGGTgattgagagaggaggagatgagctgATGAAGAGAACCACACTTTTTAGAAAG GTTGAAGATTTTAGATCCCTGGGAAAAGTTTCGAAAGAAGTCAAATCCATCACCATCATTGGCGGAGGGTTCCTGGGCAGTGAGCTGGCCTGTGCCTTGGGAAGGAGAT CTGCAGACCTGGATCTGGAGGTCATCCAGATGTTTCCAGAGAAGGGCAACATGGGTAAGGTGCTGCCAGAGTACCTGAGCAACTGGACCACAGAAAAGGTCAAAACAG AGGGGGTGAAGGTCGTCACAGACGCCTTGGTAAAGAACGTGAGCCTCAAGGATGGCAAAGTGGAGATCAAGCTAAAGGATGGACGTACG GTCCAGACGGATCACATAGTGGCGGCTGTCGGCTTGGAGCCCAGTGTGGAGCTGGCCAAATCAGCTGGCCTGGAAGTGGACGCCGACTTCGGAGGGTACCGTGTCAATGCTGAGCTTCAGGCCCGATCAAACATATGGGTG gctggTGACGCGGCGTGCTTCTACGACATCAAACTGGGCAGGAGGCGGGTGGAGCACCACGACCACGCGGTGGTCAGCGGCAGGCTGGCCGGGGAGAACATGACTGGGGCCAACAAACCCTACTGGCACCAGTCCATGTTCTG GAGTGATCTGGGTCCAGATGTCGGCTACGAGGCTATTGGTATTGTTGACAGCAGCCTGCCCACAGTAGGTGTATTCGCCAAAGCTACAGCGAAAGACACCCCCAAAGCCGCAACGGAGAAGTCAG GAACTGGGATCCGGTCGGAGAGTGAGACCGAGGCTGTGGCCGGAATCGTGACGCCCGGGAAAGCCGCGCCACCCCCGCCCATGCAACAGAAGGACGACTATGGCAAGGGTGTCATCTTCTACCTGAGGGACAAGGTGGTGGTAGGAATTGTCCTGTGGAACGTCTTCAACAGAATGCCCATTGCCAGGAAG ATCATCAAAGATGGAGAGGAGCATGCTGATCTCAACGAGGTGGCCAAGCTTTTCAACATTCATGAAGACTGA
- the aifm1 gene encoding apoptosis-inducing factor 1, mitochondrial isoform X2 has product MSESIEETPVEAPTASQAETSEPPLETPTPEPSEPSPCPAVVESAEAIPVAVAESAPEVSAEQIVAPVAESAPPAPTPAPASETPAPAPAAPTETAPSQVPEHAPYLLIGGGTASFAAARSIRARDPGARVLIVTDEPDLPYMRPPLSKELWFVDDPEVTETLRFKQWNGKERSIFFQPPSFYVSPMELTQVENGGVAVLTGKKVVHMDVRGNKVRLEDGTEISYDKCLIATGGIPRNLQVIERGGDELMKRTTLFRKVEDFRSLGKVSKEVKSITIIGGGFLGSELACALGRRSADLDLEVIQMFPEKGNMGKVLPEYLSNWTTEKVKTEGVKVVTDALVKNVSLKDGKVEIKLKDGRTVQTDHIVAAVGLEPSVELAKSAGLEVDADFGGYRVNAELQARSNIWVAGDAACFYDIKLGRRRVEHHDHAVVSGRLAGENMTGANKPYWHQSMFWSDLGPDVGYEAIGIVDSSLPTVGVFAKATAKDTPKAATEKSGTGIRSESETEAVAGIVTPGKAAPPPPMQQKDDYGKGVIFYLRDKVVVGIVLWNVFNRMPIARKIIKDGEEHADLNEVAKLFNIHED; this is encoded by the exons ATGAGTG AGTCCATAGAAGAAACCCCAGTGGAAGCCCCAACAGCCTCCCAGGCTGAGACCAGTG AGCCACCATTGGAAACACCTACACCGGAGCCAAGTGAACCTTCTCCCTGTCCCGCTGTTGTAGAAAGCG CTGAAGCGATTCCAGTAGCGGTAGCTGAAAGCGCGCCTGAGGTTTCTGCTGAGCAGATAGTGGCTCCTGTGGCCGAGAGTG CACCCCCCGCCCCTACGCCAGCCCCAGCCTCAGAGACACCAGCACCTGCTCCCGCAGCCCCCACAGAGACCGCCCCCTCTCAGGTGCCTGAACATGCCCCCTACCTCCTGATTGGTGGAGGCACTGCCTCTTTCGCGGCGGCCAGGTCAATTCGGGCGAGGGACCCAGGTGCCAGG GTGCTGATTGTCACAGATGAGCCTGATCTCCCATACATGCGACCTCCTCTCTCCAAAGAGCTGTGGTTCGTCGACGACCCTGAGGTGACAGAGACGCTGCGCTTTAAACAGTGGAATGGCAAAGAAaggag TATATTTTTCCAGCCTCCCTCATTTTATGTCAGTCCTATGGAGCTGACCCAAGTGGAGAATGGTGGTGTGGCAGTATTGACCGGGAAGAAG GTGGTACACATGGATGTGAGGGGAAACAAAGTAAGATTAGAGGATGGTACAGAAATCTCCTACGACAAATGTTTGATTGCCACAG GTGGCATTCCACGCAATCTGCAGGTgattgagagaggaggagatgagctgATGAAGAGAACCACACTTTTTAGAAAG GTTGAAGATTTTAGATCCCTGGGAAAAGTTTCGAAAGAAGTCAAATCCATCACCATCATTGGCGGAGGGTTCCTGGGCAGTGAGCTGGCCTGTGCCTTGGGAAGGAGAT CTGCAGACCTGGATCTGGAGGTCATCCAGATGTTTCCAGAGAAGGGCAACATGGGTAAGGTGCTGCCAGAGTACCTGAGCAACTGGACCACAGAAAAGGTCAAAACAG AGGGGGTGAAGGTCGTCACAGACGCCTTGGTAAAGAACGTGAGCCTCAAGGATGGCAAAGTGGAGATCAAGCTAAAGGATGGACGTACG GTCCAGACGGATCACATAGTGGCGGCTGTCGGCTTGGAGCCCAGTGTGGAGCTGGCCAAATCAGCTGGCCTGGAAGTGGACGCCGACTTCGGAGGGTACCGTGTCAATGCTGAGCTTCAGGCCCGATCAAACATATGGGTG gctggTGACGCGGCGTGCTTCTACGACATCAAACTGGGCAGGAGGCGGGTGGAGCACCACGACCACGCGGTGGTCAGCGGCAGGCTGGCCGGGGAGAACATGACTGGGGCCAACAAACCCTACTGGCACCAGTCCATGTTCTG GAGTGATCTGGGTCCAGATGTCGGCTACGAGGCTATTGGTATTGTTGACAGCAGCCTGCCCACAGTAGGTGTATTCGCCAAAGCTACAGCGAAAGACACCCCCAAAGCCGCAACGGAGAAGTCAG GAACTGGGATCCGGTCGGAGAGTGAGACCGAGGCTGTGGCCGGAATCGTGACGCCCGGGAAAGCCGCGCCACCCCCGCCCATGCAACAGAAGGACGACTATGGCAAGGGTGTCATCTTCTACCTGAGGGACAAGGTGGTGGTAGGAATTGTCCTGTGGAACGTCTTCAACAGAATGCCCATTGCCAGGAAG ATCATCAAAGATGGAGAGGAGCATGCTGATCTCAACGAGGTGGCCAAGCTTTTCAACATTCATGAAGACTGA